The Pongo abelii isolate AG06213 chromosome 20, NHGRI_mPonAbe1-v2.0_pri, whole genome shotgun sequence genome window below encodes:
- the LOC100453048 gene encoding CD177 antigen isoform X1 has product MSPVLLLALLGVTFPLPGVQALFCQWGTIQNVWNVSDLPLQWTPKNISCDSGLGCQDTLILIESGPQVSVVLSKGCTKAKDQEPRVTEHRMGPGLSVISYTFVCRQKDFCNNLVTSAPLWAPQPPADPGSLKCPVCLSMKGCLVGKTEEICPKGTTHCYNGLLRLRGGGIFSNLRVQGCMPQPDCNLLNGTQEIGPVGMTENCNTKDVLTCHRGTTLKKQENLSKEPTEWTTFNTETCEAGQVCQETLLLVDVGLTSTLVGTKSCSAVGAQNSQKTTIHSAPPGVLVASYTHFCSSDLCNSASSSSVLLNSLPPQAAPVPGDRQCPACVQPLGTCSSGSPRMTCSRGATHCYDGYIHLSGVGLTTTMSIQGCVAQSSSSLLNHTRQIGIFSVREKGDEEPPASQPEGDGAGGLESLTWWIGLTLALALWWGAVCPSC; this is encoded by the exons ATGAGCCCGGTGTTACTGCTGGCCCTCCTGGGGGTCACCTTCCCACTGCCAG GAGTGCAGGCGCTGTTCTGCCAGTGGGGGACAATTCAGAATGTGTGGAATGTGTCCGACCTGCCCCTGCAATGGACCCCTAAGAACATCAGCTGCGACAGCGGCTTGGGGTGCCAGGACACGTTGATACTCATTGAGAGCG GACCCCAAGTGAGCGTGGTGCTCTCCAAGGGCTGCACGAAGGCCAAGGACCAGGAGCCCCGCGTCACTGAGCACCGGATGGGCCCCGGCCTCTCCGTGATCTCCTACACCTTCGTGTGCCGCCAGAAGGACTTCTGCAACAACCTCGTTACCTCCGCCCCGCTTTGGGCCCCGCAGCCCCCAGCAG ACCCAGGATCCTTGAAGTGCCCAGTCTGCTTGTCTATGAAAGGCTGTCTGGTGGGGAAAACAGAAGAGATCTGCCCCAAGGGGACCACACACTGTTATAACGGCCTCCTCAGGCTCAGGGGAG GAGGCATCTTCTCCAATCTGAGAGTCCAGGGATGCATGCCCCAGCCAGATTGCAACCTGCTCAATGGGACGCAGGAAATTGGGCCCGTGGGTATGACTGAGAACTGCAATACAAAAG ATGTTCTGACCTGTCATCGGGGGACCACCTTGAAGAAGCAGGAAAACTTGAGTAAAGAACCCACTGAATGGACCACATTTAATACTGAGACGTGCGAGGCGGGGCAGGTGTGTCAGGAGACGCTGCTGCTCGTAGATGTAG GACTCACATCAACCCTGGTGGGGACCAAAAGCTGCAGCGCTGTTGGGGCTCAAAATTCCCAGAAGACCACCATCCACTCAGCCCCTCCTGGGGTGCTTGTGGCCTCCTATACCCACTTCTGCTCCTCGGACCTGTGCAATAGTGCCAGCAGCAGCAGCGTCCTGCTGAACTCCCTTCCTCCTCAAG CTGCCCCTGTCCCAGGAGACCGGCAGTGTCCTGCCTGTGTGCAGCCCCTTGGAACCTGCTCAAGTGGCTCCCCCCGAATGACCTGCTCCAGGGGTGCCACTCACTGTTATGATGGGTACATTCATCTCTCAGGAG TTGGGCTGACCACCACAATGAGCATTCAGGGCTGTGTGGCCCAATCTTCCAGCTCCTTGTTGAACCACACCAGACAAATCGGGATCTTCTCTGTGCGTGAGAAGGGTGATGAGGagcctcctgcctctcagcctgagggagatggggctgggggcctggagtcTCTCACGTGGTGGATAGGGCTAACACTGGCCCTGGCACTGTGGTGGGGGGCGGTTTGCCCTTCCTGCTAA
- the LOC100453048 gene encoding CD177 antigen isoform X2 translates to MSPVLLLALLGVTFPLPGPQVSVVLSKGCTKAKDQEPRVTEHRMGPGLSVISYTFVCRQKDFCNNLVTSAPLWAPQPPADPGSLKCPVCLSMKGCLVGKTEEICPKGTTHCYNGLLRLRGGGIFSNLRVQGCMPQPDCNLLNGTQEIGPVGMTENCNTKDVLTCHRGTTLKKQENLSKEPTEWTTFNTETCEAGQVCQETLLLVDVGLTSTLVGTKSCSAVGAQNSQKTTIHSAPPGVLVASYTHFCSSDLCNSASSSSVLLNSLPPQAAPVPGDRQCPACVQPLGTCSSGSPRMTCSRGATHCYDGYIHLSGVGLTTTMSIQGCVAQSSSSLLNHTRQIGIFSVREKGDEEPPASQPEGDGAGGLESLTWWIGLTLALALWWGAVCPSC, encoded by the exons ATGAGCCCGGTGTTACTGCTGGCCCTCCTGGGGGTCACCTTCCCACTGCCAG GACCCCAAGTGAGCGTGGTGCTCTCCAAGGGCTGCACGAAGGCCAAGGACCAGGAGCCCCGCGTCACTGAGCACCGGATGGGCCCCGGCCTCTCCGTGATCTCCTACACCTTCGTGTGCCGCCAGAAGGACTTCTGCAACAACCTCGTTACCTCCGCCCCGCTTTGGGCCCCGCAGCCCCCAGCAG ACCCAGGATCCTTGAAGTGCCCAGTCTGCTTGTCTATGAAAGGCTGTCTGGTGGGGAAAACAGAAGAGATCTGCCCCAAGGGGACCACACACTGTTATAACGGCCTCCTCAGGCTCAGGGGAG GAGGCATCTTCTCCAATCTGAGAGTCCAGGGATGCATGCCCCAGCCAGATTGCAACCTGCTCAATGGGACGCAGGAAATTGGGCCCGTGGGTATGACTGAGAACTGCAATACAAAAG ATGTTCTGACCTGTCATCGGGGGACCACCTTGAAGAAGCAGGAAAACTTGAGTAAAGAACCCACTGAATGGACCACATTTAATACTGAGACGTGCGAGGCGGGGCAGGTGTGTCAGGAGACGCTGCTGCTCGTAGATGTAG GACTCACATCAACCCTGGTGGGGACCAAAAGCTGCAGCGCTGTTGGGGCTCAAAATTCCCAGAAGACCACCATCCACTCAGCCCCTCCTGGGGTGCTTGTGGCCTCCTATACCCACTTCTGCTCCTCGGACCTGTGCAATAGTGCCAGCAGCAGCAGCGTCCTGCTGAACTCCCTTCCTCCTCAAG CTGCCCCTGTCCCAGGAGACCGGCAGTGTCCTGCCTGTGTGCAGCCCCTTGGAACCTGCTCAAGTGGCTCCCCCCGAATGACCTGCTCCAGGGGTGCCACTCACTGTTATGATGGGTACATTCATCTCTCAGGAG TTGGGCTGACCACCACAATGAGCATTCAGGGCTGTGTGGCCCAATCTTCCAGCTCCTTGTTGAACCACACCAGACAAATCGGGATCTTCTCTGTGCGTGAGAAGGGTGATGAGGagcctcctgcctctcagcctgagggagatggggctgggggcctggagtcTCTCACGTGGTGGATAGGGCTAACACTGGCCCTGGCACTGTGGTGGGGGGCGGTTTGCCCTTCCTGCTAA